Sequence from the Amaranthus tricolor cultivar Red isolate AtriRed21 chromosome 16, ASM2621246v1, whole genome shotgun sequence genome:
TAGAATAATTAGAAAGCATACAAACGCAATCAAACCCATACTAAATGATAACAACAAACTACACAGATTAAGTTTTACATTATCTAAGTTGCAATATGATGAAAAAAATGATTCTTTCCAATTTAAACCACATACTAACATTGTTCACATTGATGAAAAGCATTTCTATCTAACTCGAGAATCACAGACTTACTACCTAGCTTTGGGTGAAGTAGAACCACATCATGAACGTCAATCCAAATGATTCATcccaaaaataatgtttatgtgTGCTATTGTAAATCCAATTTATTTAACTAATGGTGACGTGTTTTTTGATGGTAAGATAGGGATATGGCCTTTTGTTACTCAAGAGCCTGCCAAAAGGAGCTCAAAGAATAGAAAGAGGGGGGAATTGGAGACCAAACCAATACAGTCAATAACCAAAGAGCACATGAGATCAATGCTCATCATTAATGTCATACCCACAATAAGAGCAAAGTGGCCAAACAGAATGTCAAAGCACATTttcattcaacaagataatgcaaaGCCACACATAGCACATAATGACAAGGAATTCATGGAAGAGGCAATGAAAGATGATTTTTTTATACAACTTGTACAACAACCACCAAATTCACCTGACATTAATGTATTAGATCTAGATTTTTTTAGGTCAATTCAGGCTTTGCAATATCAAAATGCAGCCTACAATGTACTACAATTACTAAGTGCTGTGAACAATGCCTTTGACAATTTAAGTGCACAATGTTTGAGATTTGTATTCATTACATTACAAGCTTGCATGATTGAAACCATGAATAGGCAAGGGGATATTGACTACCACATCccacacatgaacaaaacaaaggcTGCTAGGGAGGGGACATTGCATGACTATCTTAGtgtggacaaacaattagtggTTAAATCTCTTCAACATTTATTCACAAGAATGAGTTCAGAGACAATGAACCAATTAGTTGACATAATAGGGTATCAAGGGGGTCTTGATGAAGCCCAAAGTAATGATGCACAATAGTAATACCACAAAACTGGAACCAGAAACTATAACAACATTCAATTTTTTGTAAAGGAAGGCCAACAGGAAGCACAAATCTTAGGGCATAACAAGAACCAATAGAACTGGAACCAGAAACTACAGCAACATCAGTCTTTTTTGTAAAGGAAGGGCAACAAGAAGCACAAATACAACAGAACAAGAACCAACAGAACTGGAACCAGAAACTACAACAACagcaaacatttttttttgtaaaggaAGGGCACCAGGAAGCAGAAACAGAACATAACAACAACCAACAGGGCAACAACAAATGCAAAACCCAAAACAATAGAAAGGGAAAACCACTTACCAAGTGAAGCGTAAAACTCATGCATGTTTTGGACAAATTTTTGAGATCTTGAAAATGGGATGTTTCAGATATAAacaacaattttaaaaattttgatgttgtttaaaatgaaacatttgtaCTCACGTTTACAGTAAGGAAAAGGTGATTATTTGTTACAAAGCTCTCagattatttttaatgtgaAATCATTGAGCAAAAAACGAACATCTTTGCGCTTAAAGTTCAggaaaacaatccaaacccTTATTCTTTTATTCGTTTTTTAAGTGGCAAATAAATGTGctctcaaaaaataaataattgagcAAATGAAAAATGCAtcgaaaaaccctaaatcaaaaaaatcatcatcagcCATAACACACCCACAGGAACAGAAACATACTCGAAAATGGCCTCAAGCCAATCTTTATCCTCACAATCATTGTTAGAGAAAAAAGCATCTACAGAAGAGTACTCACGATCCTGATAAAGATCAGGCTCAGAAGTGTAAATGAGTTCACCTTCAGAGTCTAGTTCTCTACCCAACTTTGAATCTGTTTCAACTGAAGAGTAATCGTTCTCATATGAGTCACAAAACTCATCATCATAATAGTTAGGGTTTAATAGAGGTGATTTGGGGATTTTGAGAGGGGAAACATTAGGTGAGGTTAGCTTCTCCAGAGGTGAGTTAATGGCGGTTTTAGGGTTATTGAGAGGTGAGGTTGTTGGAGTCTTAGGGTTTTCCATGAACAGAAGAACAGAAGGGGCAgaagagagaagaagaagagaacAAAAGTGACCCAAATACACGAAGAAGAAAGCAGGAAACCCAGCTCTAGGGTCTGAAGAACAATGGAAGATTGGCTCGAGGAAGAACAATGGGTAAATAGGCGTAGGGTGGGTAGGTTAAGGTTAAAAAGGGAGGGAGTGATTAAATAAGGTTTAGATTAGGATTGTTTAATTGATTGTTTAGggaaaaataaagagaaaattaatTGAGTTTAATAAGGGTATAAATGTAAATAAGTTAAGTAAAGTAAGGGTATAAGGGTAAAAATTCCATGCCAAAAAtggaaatgagacatttagggtGACTTGACCCTAAATGGAAATGTGACATttaggctgaataggagggagtattatttaaattagtataatttCATAATGATAATAAGcaactttatattttatttttattactttattatttaattatttattgaggcattttattattacaaacaatttgaatatattattacattttatttcttttactaTAATTTCATAATGATAATATGCAATtgcacaataatttaaaaattacgtTTTAAAAATACAGAATTCATTCTACAAAACTTTGTGCAATGCACAGGTTTTATACTAGTACTATTATCATCCCTTGCTACTCAAAACTCAACAACTTACCCAGAaacagttaaatacaataattagTTTTCATAACCACTTCAATTAAGTACTATGTTCTTTTGAATAAGTCAATGTATTAATGTCCAAAATGATCCAACAATAAAAAATCATGTCATGTAGCATCTTAATTGTTCTTATTGTTGTTGAATTAAGGGTTTTACCTTATTATCCCTAAGACAATTGGGATACAAAGCAAAAAGCTGATGTTCTTGCTGTTGTTGAAAATAGTGCATCTTGCTGTTTGAAAACTCCATTAATTGGGAGACCGGAGATGAGAGTGAGAACTGAGAAGATGAAGTCAGAGaaaccattgaagaagatgaagttaGGAAGAGAAAGAAAACGAGAAGTGAGAAGTTAGAAAAGAAAATGGCTTGCCCTAAAAAACATGAAATTGGATATTGAAAAGTGCAAATAAAACAATGAAACTGCCATTTGAAAACACTAAAAACATAATTGTCTCTTTTAGAAGTGGCTCAACGGTACCCGCTTAAATTTTTATAGTGGCCCATGACCAACCGGGTCAGGTCTTTTTTGAACAGGCCGAGTCACTTGTGccttatatattattatatattatcagCTGGTTTTGGACGAGACGATGTCATAATGAGATCTTCAATTCAGGTCGGTccaattcgcgcgtgtaacaatttggatattttttcattttctaggcacttattaattttagcttaaaaggtatcaattttcaaaattgatacatttaaggtcaaaattgataagtGCCTACAAAATGGAAATGTTATTGCACGAGCGAATTGGGCGGACctaaattgacggtctcattatgagaccggTCACATAATGAGACTCATAATGACACCGATCTCATCTAAGtttttgtaatatattattCTCATCTGTATGATTACTCTTATATTTCTTTGGTCAGGATATtgactttaatttttatcttacaTCGTCTTATCGTACTTTTTTGTCTTGATTTGCTTTCCTTTTACTGATATTTCTCGAGCTTATGGACTCTTTGatgggatttttttttatgagtatatttgtcattttttatcTTTCTTGGGATCAGGCTTATAGTTTTCATAAGGGACATACATCGTGTttgatgattgatgattgatggttgatgattgatgattgatgatgaACCAACCAACTAAGGGTTTATAGAGCATTTTGAGCAAAAGAATCCGATTTATGTATGTACTATTTAATTCTTGCCTCGTCAGTGAAAGCCGTTTCAATATTCTTCCCTGCACCAGAAAATGGCACATGTTGCAGCCTCTTCCCTCCGGTCTGCAATGAATAGCATCCGTTTAACAGGACATTTACCGATTGTCTTCCCTCACACCATTATCTACCCTCTTCCTCGCTTCCTTAAACTCTTAATTTCCAAGCCTTATTTTCTTTGTCGACCCATTTGCTCTCGTGCTCTTCATTCCCAATCTCCTCTTCCTTCACAAGGTACCCCCACTTTCTTTTCTATCCTTTTTAATTACTTGGCTTTTCCTCTTGTGCTCCTTTTTCGACTGTTTTTTCAGGGGACTTGCTGATTTTGAAGCAAGATGAACGGTTTTCGTGGGCAACTGGGATAACCCAGTTGCCAAATTCAAGCACAATTGCTGCCATTGTTACTTCTTTGGGTGGTCCACCAGCTGCTGTTGGTATTGTCAGATTATCTGGATCAGAATCTGTGGATATTGCTCGGAAGGTGTTTCGACCCGTCAGAAAGAGTAGCAAACACAACAAGGTGGACAAAGGAGACACTAATTTGTGGAAGCCCACAAGCCATGTCGTAGAGTACGGTGTGGTTCTTGATGTTTTTGATAATATTGTTGATGAGGTATTCCTAGTAGCTTATATTTCTTACAACATTCTGTTACCTTATGTAGCTCTCACCTACACTTTCATTTAGGCAACGTTatcattatcaaaaaaaataagatttcgTTTACAATTGACCGAATTTCTCATTAATTTAAGCTACACATGATTTAATCAAATCTTTTACTATGGTCAATTGTAATCCATGAAGCTTATTTTTCTTAGGCTTTTAAAATTATGTTGTGtgattgtttttcttgtttatGTGAAGTTTCTAATGTCATGACTCATGAATATACAATAACGCAAGGATTTTAGCTTTTGTAGGCTCCAGAACTCCACCTTGTTACTTGTTAGCATGTATATCTT
This genomic interval carries:
- the LOC130802637 gene encoding uncharacterized protein LOC130802637; this translates as MAGTKNLSSQQKTQNMQKLLTKLNKKGKSMLGTINELATEYQVSRKTITRLWQEVQKQRENNNTAINFNNKRIGRRAPNKIQFDDEKFKSIKFELKGTQHSVAKQMQVSQSTICRWKKDRIIRKHTNAIKPILNDNNKLHRLSFTLSKLQYDEKNDSFQFKPHTNIVHIDEKHFYLTRESQTYYLALGEIGIWPFVTQEPAKRSSKNRKRGELETKPIQSITKEHMRSMLIINVIPTIRAKWPNRMSKHIFIQQDNAKPHIAHNDKEFMEEAMKDDFFIQLVQQPPNSPDINVLDLDFFRSIQALQYQNAAYNVLQLLSAVNNAFDNLSAQCLRFVFITLQACMIETMNRQGDIDYHIPHMNKTKAAREGTLHDYLSVDKQLVVKSLQHLFTRMSSETMNQLVDIIGYQGGLDEAQSNDAQ